The following proteins are co-located in the Microvirga ossetica genome:
- the infC gene encoding translation initiation factor IF-3, producing MPVPQKDGPRANRDIRGVREVQLIDDAGQNRGVMPFFDALKVAEDAGLDLVEISPNATPPVCKILDYGKFRFLEQKKAAEARKKQKTVEVKEIKLRPGIDDHDYEVKMKAMKGFFEEGNKVKITLRFRGREMAHQSLGLKVLDRVKADVGDLAKVEMEPNFEGRQVVMVLAPR from the coding sequence ATGCCGGTGCCGCAGAAGGACGGACCGCGCGCCAACCGAGACATTCGCGGTGTTCGCGAAGTGCAGCTGATCGACGATGCAGGGCAGAACCGGGGCGTGATGCCCTTCTTCGATGCCCTCAAGGTTGCCGAAGATGCGGGCCTCGATCTCGTGGAGATCTCGCCGAACGCCACCCCTCCCGTCTGTAAGATCCTCGACTACGGCAAATTCCGCTTTCTCGAGCAGAAGAAGGCCGCCGAGGCGCGCAAGAAGCAGAAGACGGTCGAGGTCAAGGAAATCAAGCTGCGTCCCGGCATCGATGACCACGATTACGAGGTCAAGATGAAGGCGATGAAGGGTTTCTTCGAGGAAGGCAACAAGGTGAAGATCACCCTGCGCTTCCGTGGCCGCGAAATGGCGCACCAGTCCCTGGGCCTGAAGGTTTTGGACCGGGTCAAGGCCGATGTGGGCGATCTCGCCAAGGTCGAGATGGAGCCGAACTTCGAAGGCCGCCAGGTCGTCATGGTCCTGGCGCCGCGTTAA
- a CDS encoding BMP family lipoprotein, with amino-acid sequence MTVTKFGLALAGLAISATAAFAQQAAFKPAVVYDLGGKFDKSFNEGVHMGAEKFKKDTGTEYRDFEPQNDSQREQALRRFARDGFSPIVAVGFSQETALKKVAEEFPKTQFAIIDAVVEKPNVESIVFKEHEGSFLVGLLAAQASKSGKVGFVGGMDIPLIRKFACGYVQGVKYAKKDAEVFQNMTGTTGAAWNDPVKGGELAKGQIDRGADVVYHAAGGTGVGVLRAAADAGKLGIGVDSNQNGMHPGKVLTSMVKRVDVATYNAFDQAKKGTFKAGVAVLGLKEDGVAWALDDNNKSLVTADMKAAADKAAADIKSGTIKVHDYMSDSKCPM; translated from the coding sequence ATGACAGTCACCAAGTTCGGCCTCGCGCTCGCGGGCCTCGCCATTTCCGCCACCGCTGCCTTCGCGCAGCAGGCCGCCTTCAAGCCCGCAGTCGTCTACGATCTCGGCGGCAAGTTCGACAAGTCCTTCAACGAAGGCGTCCATATGGGCGCGGAGAAGTTCAAGAAGGACACCGGCACCGAATACCGCGATTTCGAGCCTCAGAACGATTCCCAGCGCGAGCAGGCCCTGCGCCGCTTCGCCCGCGACGGCTTCTCGCCGATCGTGGCCGTGGGCTTCTCCCAGGAGACCGCGCTGAAGAAGGTCGCCGAGGAATTCCCGAAGACCCAGTTCGCGATCATCGATGCCGTAGTCGAGAAGCCGAACGTGGAATCCATCGTGTTCAAGGAGCATGAGGGCTCGTTCCTGGTCGGCCTCCTGGCGGCCCAGGCCTCCAAGTCCGGCAAGGTCGGCTTCGTCGGCGGCATGGACATCCCGCTCATCCGCAAGTTCGCCTGCGGCTACGTCCAGGGCGTGAAATACGCCAAGAAGGACGCCGAGGTGTTCCAGAACATGACCGGCACCACGGGCGCGGCCTGGAACGATCCGGTGAAGGGCGGCGAGCTTGCCAAGGGCCAGATCGATCGCGGCGCCGACGTGGTCTACCATGCGGCCGGCGGCACCGGCGTGGGCGTGCTGCGCGCGGCCGCCGATGCGGGCAAGCTCGGCATCGGCGTCGACTCGAACCAGAACGGCATGCATCCGGGCAAGGTGCTGACCTCCATGGTCAAGCGCGTCGACGTCGCCACCTACAACGCCTTCGATCAGGCCAAGAAGGGCACCTTCAAGGCCGGCGTTGCGGTGCTCGGCCTCAAGGAAGACGGCGTCGCCTGGGCGCTCGACGACAACAACAAGTCGCTCGTGACCGCCGACATGAAGGCTGCCGCCGACAAGGCCGCTGCCGACATCAAGTCCGGCACCATCAAGGTGCACGACTACATGTCGGACTCCAAGTGCCCGATGTAA
- a CDS encoding glycosyltransferase family 4 protein: MSFSSRPGGGTAFPSSHVHPLAGRTVLQIVPELEAGGAERTTVDIAEGLVHAGARALVATEGGRLVGELQTKGGIWIPFPAATKNPFSMLLNVRKLARICYNERVSLVHARSRAPAWVGLGASRSLNIPFVTTYHGSYSGRSSVKVLYNSVMARGDAVIANSEYTGELIRSVYPQSGERIRVIHRGTDFAVFSPGAVAPERIEALRKAWDVAPHERVVLLAARLTGWKGQKVLIEAAAKLRDAGLADVAYILAGDPQGRDSYVKDLDSLIEARKLKGIVRRVGHCTDMPAAFLAASVVTVPSTEPEAFGRSAVEAQAMGTPVVVSDLGAVPETVLSPPAVLPHERTGWRIPAGDADALAEALGAALNLGASARIALGARARAHVERHFSLDRMVSSTLDVYSALLEGRFTHRTS; the protein is encoded by the coding sequence GTGAGTTTTTCATCGCGACCTGGCGGAGGGACGGCTTTTCCGTCGTCTCATGTCCACCCGCTGGCGGGCCGGACGGTTCTTCAGATCGTCCCCGAACTCGAGGCGGGCGGGGCGGAGCGCACCACCGTCGACATCGCCGAGGGCCTGGTCCATGCCGGCGCCCGGGCGCTGGTCGCGACCGAGGGCGGGCGTCTCGTCGGTGAGCTCCAGACCAAGGGCGGCATCTGGATTCCCTTTCCGGCGGCGACCAAGAACCCGTTCTCCATGCTGCTCAACGTGCGCAAGCTCGCACGCATCTGCTACAACGAGCGGGTGTCTCTCGTGCATGCGCGCTCGCGGGCGCCGGCCTGGGTGGGGCTGGGGGCTTCCCGCTCCCTCAACATTCCTTTCGTCACCACCTATCACGGCAGCTATTCCGGCCGCTCCTCGGTCAAGGTGCTCTACAACTCGGTGATGGCGAGGGGCGACGCGGTCATCGCCAATTCCGAGTACACGGGCGAATTGATCCGGTCGGTCTATCCTCAATCCGGCGAGCGGATCCGCGTGATCCATCGCGGTACGGACTTTGCCGTCTTCTCTCCCGGTGCGGTCGCCCCGGAGCGGATCGAGGCCCTGCGCAAGGCCTGGGATGTGGCGCCGCACGAACGCGTGGTGCTGCTCGCCGCCCGCCTGACCGGCTGGAAAGGCCAGAAAGTGCTGATCGAAGCGGCGGCCAAGCTGCGCGATGCGGGCCTCGCCGACGTCGCCTATATCCTGGCCGGCGACCCCCAGGGGCGGGATTCCTACGTGAAGGATCTCGACAGCCTGATCGAGGCGAGGAAGCTCAAGGGAATCGTGCGCCGGGTCGGCCATTGCACCGACATGCCGGCGGCCTTCCTGGCGGCCTCCGTCGTCACCGTGCCTTCGACCGAGCCCGAGGCCTTCGGCCGTTCGGCGGTGGAGGCCCAGGCCATGGGAACCCCGGTCGTCGTCTCCGATCTCGGCGCAGTGCCGGAGACCGTTCTCTCCCCGCCGGCCGTGCTGCCGCACGAACGGACGGGCTGGCGCATCCCGGCCGGCGACGCCGATGCGCTCGCCGAGGCGCTTGGCGCAGCATTGAACCTGGGCGCGAGTGCAAGAATCGCCTTGGGCGCTCGGGCGAGGGCGCATGTGGAGCGTCATTTCTCGCTCGATCGCATGGTTTCGAGCACCCTCGACGTGTATTCGGCCCTTCTCGAGGGCCGTTTTACCCATAGAACAAGTTGA
- the pheT gene encoding phenylalanine--tRNA ligase subunit beta, translating into MKFTLSWLKDHLDTSASLDEIVETLTRIGLEVEGVEDKTKTFAPYTVAYVISAEQHPNADRLRVCMVDTGSGTPIQVVCGAPNARTGMKSVFAPPGTYIPGKNITLGIGTIRGVESAGMLCSGSELEISDDHDGIIDLPADAPVGQPYATYAGLDDPVIEINLTPNRPDCTSIHGIARDLAAAGLGTLKGDEVPAVAANGACPVSVTIEDGKLCPAFALRLVRGVKNGPSPEWMQRRLLGIGLRPINALVDITNYMTFDRGRPLHVFDAKKVKGNLTVRRAKEGEEVLALDTRTYKLDPSIVVIADESGVESIGGIMGGEHSGCDETTTDVLIESALWDPLNIAQTGRKLGIITDARYRFERGVDPAFTLPGLDMATKLVIDLCGGEASEATLAGQIPQETLVVDFPWSEVPRLSGLDVSPAESEGILKKLGFQIQGSGERVSVTVPSWRPDIEGKADLVEEVIRIAGVDRILPKPLPRLEDAVAKPILTLIQKRTRLARRSLAVRGLVEAVTWSFISKEEAELFGGGDGRLALANPIASELSDMRPSLLPGLLKAAQRNADRGLGDVALFEVGQTFASDEPEGQSIKAAAVRRGTARTEGVGRHWNGGAKSVDAFDAKTDVVALLAALGIPAGGLQIVAGGPAWFHPGRSGTLQFGPKNVVGAFGEVHPKVLKALDLKGPLVAFELNLDALPPPKAKPTKMKPKLNLPDFQPLTRDFAFVVGRNVAAGDIVKAAQGAERQLIVGVDVFDIYEGTGIDPDKKSVAIAVTLQPTEKTLTDVEIEAVSAKIVGEVSKKTGAVLRS; encoded by the coding sequence ATGAAATTCACCCTCTCCTGGCTCAAGGATCACCTCGACACCTCGGCCTCCCTCGACGAGATCGTCGAGACGCTCACCCGGATCGGCCTCGAGGTCGAAGGGGTCGAGGACAAGACGAAGACCTTTGCGCCTTATACGGTCGCCTATGTGATCTCGGCCGAGCAGCACCCCAATGCCGATCGCCTGCGCGTGTGCATGGTCGATACCGGCAGCGGCACGCCGATCCAGGTGGTCTGCGGCGCCCCGAATGCCCGCACCGGCATGAAGAGCGTGTTCGCTCCCCCGGGCACCTATATTCCGGGCAAGAACATCACGCTCGGCATCGGCACCATCCGCGGCGTCGAGAGCGCGGGCATGCTGTGCTCGGGTTCTGAACTTGAGATCTCCGACGATCATGACGGCATCATCGATCTCCCGGCCGATGCGCCGGTCGGCCAGCCCTACGCGACTTATGCCGGCCTCGACGATCCGGTGATCGAGATCAACCTCACGCCGAACCGTCCCGACTGCACCTCGATCCACGGCATCGCCCGCGATCTGGCTGCGGCCGGCCTCGGCACGCTCAAGGGCGACGAGGTGCCCGCGGTTGCGGCGAACGGCGCGTGCCCGGTTTCGGTGACGATCGAGGACGGGAAGCTGTGCCCCGCCTTCGCGCTGCGTCTCGTGCGCGGCGTGAAGAACGGTCCTTCGCCGGAATGGATGCAGCGCCGCCTGCTCGGCATCGGCCTTCGCCCCATCAACGCGCTCGTCGACATCACCAACTACATGACCTTCGACCGCGGCCGTCCGCTCCACGTCTTCGATGCGAAGAAGGTGAAGGGCAACCTCACCGTGCGCCGGGCGAAGGAGGGCGAGGAGGTGCTGGCGCTCGACACCCGCACCTACAAGCTCGATCCGAGCATCGTGGTGATCGCGGATGAGAGCGGCGTCGAATCCATCGGCGGCATCATGGGCGGCGAGCATTCGGGCTGCGACGAGACCACGACCGACGTGCTGATCGAATCGGCGCTCTGGGATCCGCTGAACATCGCGCAGACCGGCCGCAAGCTCGGCATCATCACCGACGCGCGCTACCGTTTCGAGCGCGGCGTCGATCCGGCCTTCACGTTGCCTGGTCTCGACATGGCCACCAAGCTGGTGATCGACCTGTGCGGCGGCGAAGCGAGCGAAGCCACGCTCGCGGGACAGATCCCGCAGGAAACGCTCGTCGTCGACTTCCCCTGGAGCGAGGTTCCTCGCCTGTCGGGTCTCGACGTATCGCCTGCGGAATCCGAAGGGATCCTGAAGAAGCTCGGCTTCCAGATTCAGGGCTCGGGCGAGCGCGTGAGCGTGACAGTGCCGTCCTGGCGTCCGGATATCGAGGGCAAGGCGGATCTCGTCGAGGAGGTGATCCGCATCGCCGGCGTCGACCGTATCCTGCCCAAGCCTCTGCCGCGCCTCGAAGACGCGGTGGCAAAGCCCATCCTCACCCTGATCCAGAAGCGCACCCGCCTGGCGCGCCGCTCGCTCGCCGTGCGCGGGCTGGTGGAGGCCGTCACCTGGTCCTTCATCTCGAAGGAGGAGGCGGAGCTGTTCGGCGGCGGCGATGGCCGCCTGGCGCTCGCCAACCCGATTGCGTCCGAGCTCTCGGACATGCGCCCGAGCCTGCTGCCGGGACTGCTGAAGGCGGCCCAGCGCAATGCGGATCGTGGGCTCGGCGACGTCGCCCTCTTCGAGGTTGGCCAGACCTTCGCCTCGGACGAGCCGGAAGGCCAGTCGATCAAGGCTGCCGCCGTCCGTCGCGGCACGGCACGGACCGAGGGCGTCGGCCGTCACTGGAACGGCGGGGCCAAGAGCGTCGATGCCTTCGATGCCAAGACCGACGTGGTGGCGTTGCTGGCGGCGCTCGGCATTCCCGCCGGCGGTCTCCAGATCGTGGCCGGCGGACCGGCCTGGTTCCATCCCGGCCGCTCGGGCACGCTGCAGTTCGGTCCGAAGAACGTGGTCGGCGCTTTCGGCGAGGTTCATCCGAAGGTGCTCAAAGCGCTCGACCTGAAGGGCCCGCTGGTGGCCTTCGAGCTCAATCTCGACGCGCTCCCGCCGCCCAAGGCGAAGCCGACCAAGATGAAGCCGAAGCTGAACCTGCCTGACTTCCAGCCGCTCACCCGCGACTTCGCCTTCGTGGTCGGCCGCAACGTGGCAGCGGGCGACATCGTGAAGGCGGCGCAAGGGGCCGAGCGCCAGCTCATCGTCGGCGTCGACGTGTTCGACATCTACGAGGGCACCGGCATCGACCCGGACAAGAAGTCGGTGGCCATCGCCGTGACCCTGCAGCCCACGGAGAAGACGCTTACCGACGTGGAGATCGAGGCCGTCTCAGCCAAGATCGTCGGCGAGGTGTCGAAGAAGACGGGTGCGGTGTTGCGCTCCTAG
- a CDS encoding HesA/MoeB/ThiF family protein: MPLSPDEIDRYARHLVLKDVGGPGQQKLKRARVLVIGAGGLGAPLIQYLAAAGIGTIGIVDDDAVSLSNLQRQVIHGTPDLGRPKVESAAEAIGRLNPHVIVEPHLLRLTVGNARDLIRSYDVVADGSDNFDTRYAVSDACFFERKPLVTAALGQFDGSLTTIRAHETGPDGRPNPTYRCLFPSPPPPGAIPTCAEAGVLGALAGVMGSLMAMEVIREIVGFGESLVGRLLMVDALSMRFDTVRYEWDEGNLLSGISQASSRTERSEDPGSSGNFANG; encoded by the coding sequence ATGCCTCTATCACCGGACGAAATCGACCGTTATGCCCGCCACCTCGTTCTCAAGGATGTGGGCGGCCCCGGCCAGCAGAAGCTTAAACGCGCTCGCGTCCTCGTGATCGGCGCCGGGGGCCTCGGCGCGCCGCTGATCCAGTATCTCGCCGCGGCCGGGATCGGCACCATCGGCATCGTGGACGACGATGCGGTGAGCCTCTCGAATTTGCAGCGGCAGGTGATCCACGGCACGCCCGATCTCGGCCGCCCCAAGGTGGAGAGCGCAGCGGAGGCGATCGGGCGTCTCAATCCGCACGTGATCGTCGAGCCTCACCTCTTGCGGCTGACGGTCGGGAATGCGCGAGACCTCATTCGCAGCTACGACGTCGTCGCCGACGGATCGGACAATTTCGACACCCGCTATGCGGTCTCGGATGCCTGCTTCTTCGAGAGAAAACCTCTGGTGACGGCGGCGCTCGGGCAGTTCGACGGCTCGCTCACCACGATCCGGGCGCATGAGACCGGCCCAGACGGCCGGCCGAACCCGACCTATCGCTGCCTCTTCCCCTCCCCGCCCCCGCCGGGCGCGATCCCCACCTGCGCGGAAGCCGGCGTCCTCGGCGCGCTCGCCGGCGTCATGGGCAGCCTGATGGCGATGGAGGTTATCCGCGAGATCGTCGGCTTCGGCGAGAGCCTCGTGGGGCGTCTGCTGATGGTGGACGCGCTTTCGATGCGGTTCGACACGGTGCGGTACGAATGGGACGAGGGGAATTTGTTGAGTGGGATATCACAAGCGTCATCCCGGACGGAGCGCAGCGAAGATCCGGGATCGTCTGGGAATTTCGCAAATGGCTGA
- the rpmI gene encoding 50S ribosomal protein L35 has protein sequence MPKLKTKSGAKKRFKITGTGKVVYAQAGKRHGMIKRTNKQIRNLRGTTTLFEGDAYNVKKYFLPNG, from the coding sequence ATGCCCAAGCTGAAGACGAAGTCTGGCGCGAAAAAGCGCTTCAAGATCACTGGCACCGGCAAGGTCGTTTACGCCCAGGCCGGCAAGCGCCACGGGATGATCAAGCGGACCAACAAGCAGATCCGCAATCTGCGCGGCACGACGACCCTGTTCGAGGGCGATGCGTACAACGTGAAGAAGTACTTCCTGCCCAACGGCTAA
- a CDS encoding DUF1150 family protein, protein MNFDIKNYAEPVVDVTELASLGLGEMAYVKPMEADEVARLFPQAPKLQPGMQLFALVSASGEPILLTDNRDAAVANAWAHDLTTVSLH, encoded by the coding sequence ATGAACTTCGATATCAAAAACTACGCTGAGCCGGTCGTCGATGTGACCGAGCTGGCGAGTCTGGGCCTGGGCGAGATGGCCTATGTGAAGCCGATGGAGGCCGACGAGGTCGCCCGGCTGTTCCCGCAGGCGCCGAAGCTTCAGCCGGGCATGCAGCTCTTCGCGCTCGTATCCGCCAGCGGCGAGCCCATCCTGCTGACCGACAACCGCGACGCCGCGGTCGCCAATGCCTGGGCGCATGACCTGACCACGGTGAGCTTGCATTAG
- a CDS encoding Hsp20 family protein — translation MSRQSPFGHPFLLGFDEIEQALDRVSKAAGDGYPPYNIERLARTENAPERLRITLAVAGFTRDQLEVTLEESQLVIRGRQSDDKTRHFLHRGIAARQFQRTFLLVDGMEVMGADLSNGLLSIDLVRPEPERIVRKIDISAPDKV, via the coding sequence ATGTCGCGTCAGTCGCCCTTCGGGCACCCGTTTCTGTTAGGCTTCGATGAGATCGAGCAGGCGCTCGACCGAGTCTCCAAAGCCGCAGGGGACGGTTATCCGCCCTACAATATCGAGCGCCTGGCCCGCACCGAGAACGCCCCGGAACGCCTCCGCATCACCCTGGCCGTTGCCGGATTCACCCGGGACCAGCTCGAGGTGACCCTGGAGGAGAGCCAGCTCGTCATCCGGGGACGCCAGTCCGATGACAAGACAAGGCACTTCCTTCATCGCGGCATCGCCGCCCGTCAGTTCCAGCGCACCTTCCTCCTTGTCGACGGCATGGAGGTGATGGGCGCGGACCTGTCCAACGGTCTTCTGTCGATCGATCTCGTCCGGCCCGAGCCGGAGCGGATCGTCCGCAAAATCGACATAAGCGCCCCGGACAAGGTGTGA
- a CDS encoding alpha/beta hydrolase, which translates to MPQSVTVGQDARPIAVLSREGKGPPVVWLGGFKSDMRATKATAIDEWAEANGRAFLRFDYSGHGESGGAFEDGTISRWLEDALTVIERFVKERPIFVGSSMGGWVSLLAARHLMETRPDIAPAGIVLIAPAVDMTERLMWERFPEELRRSVQVTGVYHRPSAYSDDPYPITWKLIEDGRRHLLLGQPIKTGCPVHILQGMEDPDVPWSHALQLVEHLPGDSVSLTLIKDGDHRLSRPEDIERLIAAVAAVA; encoded by the coding sequence ATGCCGCAAAGCGTCACGGTCGGCCAGGATGCCCGCCCCATCGCCGTGCTGTCCAGGGAGGGCAAAGGCCCGCCGGTCGTCTGGCTCGGCGGCTTCAAGTCCGACATGCGGGCGACCAAGGCCACCGCCATCGACGAGTGGGCGGAAGCGAACGGCCGCGCCTTCCTCCGCTTCGACTACAGCGGCCACGGCGAGTCGGGCGGCGCCTTCGAGGACGGGACGATTTCCCGCTGGCTCGAAGATGCGCTGACCGTGATCGAGCGGTTTGTGAAGGAGCGTCCCATCTTCGTCGGTTCGTCCATGGGCGGCTGGGTCAGCCTTCTCGCGGCCCGGCATCTCATGGAGACGCGGCCCGACATCGCGCCGGCCGGGATCGTCCTCATCGCCCCGGCCGTGGACATGACCGAGCGGCTGATGTGGGAGCGCTTCCCCGAGGAGCTGCGGCGCAGCGTGCAGGTGACCGGGGTCTATCACCGCCCCTCGGCCTATTCGGACGATCCCTACCCGATCACCTGGAAGCTGATCGAGGATGGAAGGCGCCACCTGCTCCTCGGGCAGCCTATCAAGACCGGCTGCCCAGTTCACATCCTGCAGGGCATGGAGGATCCCGACGTGCCCTGGAGCCATGCGCTGCAGCTTGTGGAGCACCTGCCGGGAGACAGCGTCTCGCTCACCCTGATCAAGGACGGCGATCACCGCCTCTCACGGCCGGAGGACATCGAACGCCTGATCGCGGCGGTGGCGGCAGTTGCCTAG
- the pheS gene encoding phenylalanine--tRNA ligase subunit alpha, translating to MTDLNQLERDLLTQVDAAGDEAALESVRVSALGKKGSVSDLLKTLGAMTPEERKERGPLINGLRDKVQGAIAAKKDTLAEAALEARLAAERIDVTLPVPEAPEARGRLHPISQVIEELTAIFADMGFSVAEGPDIETDYLNFTALNFPEGHPAREMHDTFFLAPDEKGERKVLRTHTSPVQIRTMTSKAPPIRVIIPGRTYRHDSDQTHTPMFHQVEGLVIDKQANIAHMKWVLEEFCKAFFEVEQVKMRFRPSFFPFTEPSAEVDIQCSRKGGEIRFGEGTDWLEILGCGMVHPNVLRNCGLDPDEYQGFAWGMGIDRIAMLKYGMPDLRPFFEADVRWLNHYGFRPLDIPSLVSGLTS from the coding sequence ATGACCGATCTCAATCAACTCGAACGTGACCTGCTCACCCAGGTCGATGCCGCCGGCGACGAAGCGGCCCTGGAATCCGTGCGCGTCTCGGCGCTCGGCAAGAAGGGCTCCGTCTCCGACCTCCTGAAGACCCTCGGCGCGATGACGCCGGAGGAGCGGAAAGAGCGCGGCCCGCTCATCAACGGCCTGCGCGACAAGGTGCAGGGCGCGATCGCGGCCAAGAAGGACACGCTCGCGGAAGCAGCCCTCGAAGCGAGGCTCGCAGCCGAGCGCATCGACGTGACGCTGCCTGTGCCCGAGGCGCCCGAGGCCCGCGGCCGGCTCCACCCGATCAGCCAGGTGATCGAGGAGCTGACGGCGATCTTCGCCGATATGGGCTTCTCCGTGGCCGAGGGGCCGGACATCGAGACCGACTACCTCAATTTCACGGCGCTCAACTTCCCCGAGGGCCATCCGGCCCGCGAGATGCACGACACCTTCTTCCTCGCCCCCGACGAAAAGGGCGAGCGCAAGGTGCTGCGCACGCACACCTCGCCGGTCCAGATCCGCACGATGACGTCCAAGGCGCCGCCGATCCGGGTGATCATCCCGGGCCGCACCTACCGGCACGACTCGGACCAGACCCACACGCCGATGTTCCACCAGGTCGAAGGCCTCGTCATCGACAAGCAGGCCAACATCGCGCACATGAAGTGGGTGCTGGAGGAGTTCTGCAAGGCCTTCTTCGAGGTCGAGCAGGTGAAGATGCGCTTCCGCCCGTCCTTCTTCCCCTTCACGGAACCCTCCGCCGAGGTCGACATCCAGTGCTCGCGCAAGGGCGGCGAGATCCGTTTCGGCGAGGGCACCGACTGGCTCGAGATCCTGGGCTGCGGCATGGTCCACCCGAACGTGCTGCGCAATTGCGGGCTCGACCCGGACGAATACCAGGGCTTTGCCTGGGGCATGGGGATCGACCGCATCGCCATGCTCAAATACGGCATGCCGGATCTGCGCCCCTTCTTCGAGGCCGATGTCCGCTGGCTGAACCATTACGGCTTCCGCCCGCTCGACATCCCGAGCCTTGTGAGCGGGTTGACGTCCTAA
- a CDS encoding GIY-YIG nuclease family protein, which yields MAEAFYVYILATRKDGPLYVGITSDLPKRVFEHKTHAIPGFTARYNVDRLVYFEVFEDPVTAISREKQLKKWRRAWKVELIERDNPEWRDLAEEFIP from the coding sequence ATGGCTGAAGCCTTCTACGTCTATATTCTAGCAACCCGGAAGGACGGGCCGCTCTATGTCGGCATCACGAGCGATCTTCCTAAACGTGTGTTCGAACACAAGACTCACGCCATTCCAGGGTTCACGGCCCGCTACAATGTCGATCGACTGGTTTACTTCGAGGTCTTTGAAGATCCGGTGACAGCTATTTCCCGTGAAAAGCAGCTCAAGAAATGGCGCCGCGCCTGGAAAGTTGAGCTGATCGAACGTGACAACCCAGAATGGCGGGACTTGGCGGAGGAATTCATCCCCTGA
- the rplT gene encoding 50S ribosomal protein L20, which translates to MARVKRGVTAHAKHKKVLKAAKGFYGRRKSTIRIAKQAVEKSMQYAYRDRKNKKRTFRALWIQRLNAAVREHGLTYSRFIDGLGKAGVEVDRKVLSEMAIHEPAAFAAYVERAKASLPQQAA; encoded by the coding sequence ATGGCCCGCGTCAAACGGGGCGTTACCGCCCATGCCAAGCACAAGAAGGTTCTGAAGGCCGCCAAAGGTTTCTACGGCCGCCGCAAGAGCACCATCCGCATCGCCAAGCAGGCGGTCGAGAAGAGCATGCAATATGCTTATCGCGACCGTAAGAACAAGAAGCGCACCTTCCGCGCTCTCTGGATCCAGCGCCTCAACGCCGCTGTCCGCGAGCACGGCCTGACCTATTCGCGATTTATCGACGGTCTCGGCAAGGCTGGGGTCGAGGTCGATCGCAAGGTCCTGTCCGAGATGGCCATCCACGAGCCGGCGGCCTTCGCCGCCTATGTGGAGCGCGCCAAGGCGTCCCTGCCGCAGCAGGCCGCTTGA